A section of the Meles meles chromosome 8, mMelMel3.1 paternal haplotype, whole genome shotgun sequence genome encodes:
- the LOC123948751 gene encoding olfactory receptor 51G1-like: MATWDTLITGSNYSAKQFVSFYLTGIPGYENVNNHFISIPFCVCYLIGIVGNCTILHIIHTDKSLHEPMYYFLAMLSLTDMGMSFSTLPTVLKILWFDAREIEVNACVAQMYFIHTFSLMESAVLLAMAFDRYVAICDPLRYCSKLTPQRIIYIGVFIIIRCSIVLPVILVRIPTFPFCHSHVLSHSFCLHQEVIQLACADISFNILYGLFVVAFYWGVDSLGILLSYAFILHSVLGIASQRGKLKALNTCASHICAVLILYVPMIGLSLVHRFAKHSSPIVHITMANIYLLVPPVLNPVIYSIKTKQIRQGFLRILAPKRVGLAHH; encoded by the coding sequence ATGGCTACTTGGGACACCCTCATAACAGGTTCTAACTACAGTGCTAAACAGTTTGTTTCATTCTACCTCACTGGGATTCCTGGCTATGAGAATGTTAATAATCACTTTATTTCCATCCCTTTTTGTGTGTGCTACCTGATTGGAATAGTGGGCAACTGCACAATCCTTCACATCATCCACACAGATAAGAGTCTCCACGAGCCCATGTACTATTTCCTGGCCATGCTGTCCCTCACTGACATGGGCATGTCATTCTCCACCTTGCCCACAGTATTAAAAATCTTATGGTTTGATGCTAGGGAGATTGAGGTGAATGCTTGTGTGGCACAGATGTATTTTATTCATACTTTTTCTCTGATGGAGTCAGCTGTGCTTCTAGCCATGGCTTTTGACCGATATGTTGCCATTTGTGATCCTTTGAGGTATTGCAGCAAACTCACCCCACAACGCATTATCTACATAGGGGTCTTCATTATAATCAGATGCTCCATTGTCCTTCCTGTTATTCTTGTTCGTATTCCCACATTTCCCTTCTGTCACTCCCATgttctctcccactctttctgcTTACATCAAGAAGTCATCCAGTTGGCCTGTGCTGACATCTCTTTCAACATTTTATATGGCTTGTTTGTTGTTGCATTTTATTGGGGTGTAGATTCTCTAGGGATCTTGTTATCTTATGCTTTCATCCTCCATTCTGTGCTAGGCATTGCATCCCAGAGAGGGAAGCTCAAAGCCCTCAATACATGTGCTTCCCACATTTGTGCTGTGCTCATTCTGTATGTGCCCATGATAGGGCTATCCTTAGTGCATCGCTTTGCAAAACACTCCTCCCCCATTGTCCACATAACCATGGCCAATATTTACCTGTTAGTTCCACCAGTACTTAACCCAGTCATTTATAGCATCAAGACAAAGCAGATTCGCCAAGGCTTCCTAAGGATATTAGCACCTAAAAGGGTTGGACTTGCTCACCATTAG
- the LOC123949859 gene encoding olfactory receptor 51L1-like, protein MATLNSSNTLSSTFYLTGIPGYEEFHHWISIPFCVLYLVGIMGNCTILHIVRTDARLHEPMYYFLAMLSLTDMGMSMPTMISLFRVLWSISREIQFNICVVQMFFIHTFSFTESSVLLAMAFDRYVAICHPLRYATILTPRLIAKIGIAALLRSAFAMIPLLARLAFFPFCHSHTLSHSYCLHQDMIRLACADTMFNIIYGLLLVIVLWGMDSLGIFVSYICILQSILRIASREGRLKALNTCASHICVVLILYVPMIGLSIIHRFAKHSSPLIHIFMAHVYLLVPPVLNPIIYSVKTKQIRQGILHLLFPTKVSSTVM, encoded by the coding sequence ATGGCAACCTTAAACTCCAGTAATACCCTGTCCTCCACATTCTATCTCACAGGTATCCCTGGCTATGAGGAATTTCACCACTGGATATCCATCCCATTCTGTGTCCTCTACCTTGTTGGAATAATGGGCAACTGCACCATCCTGCATATTGTTCGGACGGACGCCAGGCTCCATGAGCCCATGTACTACTTCCTGGCCATGCTCTCCCTCACTGACATGGGCATGTCCATGCCCACAATGATATCACTCTTCAGGGTGTTGTGGTCCATTTCCAGGGAAATCCAGTTCAATATCTGTGTGGTCCAAATGTTTTTTATTCACACTTTCTCCTTCACAGAATCATCCGTGCTCTTGGCCATGGCCTTTGACCGCTATGTGGCTATCTGCCATCCTCTACGATATGCTACCATTCTCACACCAAGACTTATTGCTAAAATTGGAATTGCAGCCCTGCTTAGAAGTGCCTTTGCCATGATTCCACTTCTGGCCCGGTtggccttctttcctttctgccacTCCCACACCCTTTCACATTCCTATTGTCTACACCAGGACATGATTCGCCTTGCCTGTGCTGACACcatgtttaatattatatatgGGTTGCTTCTGGTCATTGTGCTGTGGGGCATGGACTCTCTGGGTATTTTTGTGTCTTATATATGCATCCTTCAGTCAATATTAAGAATTGCATCACGTGAGGGGAGGCTTAAGGCTCTCAATACATGTGCATCCCACATCTGTGTTGTACTCATCCTATATGTGCCTATGATTGGGCTCTCTATCATCCATCGTTTTGCCAAACACTCTTCCCCACTCATCCATATCTTCATGGCTCACGTCTACTTATTGGTCCCACCTGTGCTCAATCCAATCATCTATAGTGTGAAGACCAAACAGATCCGCCAAGGAATCCTCCATCTGCTTTTCCCCACAAAAGTCAGTTCTACTGTGATGTAG
- the LOC123948929 gene encoding histone-binding protein RBBP4-like — protein sequence MADKEAAFDDAVEERVINEEYKIWKKNTPFLYDLVMTHAPEWPSLTVQWLPDVTRPEGKDFSIHRLVLGTHTSDEQNHLVIASVQLPNDDAQFDASHYDSEKGEFGGFGSVSGKIEIEIKINHEGEVNQARYMPQNPCIIATKTPSSDVLVFDYTKHPSKPDPSGECNPDLRLRGHQKEGYGLSWNPNLSGHLLSTSDDHTICLWDISAVPKEGKVVDAKTIFTGHTAVVEDVSWHLLHESLFESVADDQKLMIWDTRSNNTSKPSHSVDAHTAEVNCLSFNPYSEFILATGSADKTVALWDLRNLKLKLHSFESHKDEIFQVQWSPHNETILASSGTDRRLNVWDLSKIGEEQSPEDAEDGPPELFIHGGHTAKISDFSWNPNEPWVICSVSEDNIIQVWQVAENIYNDEDPEGSVDPEGQGS from the coding sequence ATGGCCGACAAGGAAGCAGCCTTTGATGATGCAGTAGAAGAACGTGTGATCAACGAAGAgtacaaaatatggaaaaagaacaCCCCTTTTCTTTACGATTTGGTGATGACCCATGCCCCAGAGTGGCCTAGCCTAACTGTACAGTGGCTTCCAGATGTAACCAGACCAGAAGGGAAAGACTTCAGCATTCATCGACTTGTCCTGGGAACACACACGTCCGATGAACAAAACCATCTTGTGATAGCCAGTGTGCAGCTCCCTAATGATGATGCTCAGTTTGATGCTTCACACTACGACAGTGAGAAAGGAGAATTTGGAGGTTTTGGCTCAGTTAGTGGAAAAATTGAAATAGAGATCAAGATCAACCATGAAGGAGAAGTAAACCAGGCACGTTATATGCCCCAGAACCCTTGCATCATTGCGACAAAGACTCCATCCAGTGATGTTCTTGTTTTTGACTATACAAAACATCCTTCCAAACCAGACCCTTCTGGAGAGTGCAACCCAGACTTGCGTCTCCGTGGACATCAGAAGGAAGGCTATGGACTTTCTTGGAACCCAAATCTCAGTGGACATTTACTTAGCACTTCAGACGACCACACCATCTGCCTCTGGGACATCAGTGCTgttccaaaggaaggaaaagttgtGGATGCGAAGACCATCTTTACAGGGCATACAGCAGTAGTAGAAGATGTTTCTTGGCATCTGCTCCATGAGTCTCTGTTTGAGTCAGTTGCTGATGATCAGAAACTTATGATCTGGGATACTCGTTCAAACAATACTTCCAAACCAAGCCACTCAGTTGATGCTCACACTGCTGAAGTAAACTGCCTATCTTTCAATCCTTACAGTGAATTCATTCTGGCCACAGGATCAGCTGACAAAACTGTTGCCTTGTGGGATCTGAGAAATCTGAAACTGAAGTTGCATTCCTTTGAATCACATAAGGATGAAATATTCCAGGTTCAGTGGTCGCCTCACAATGAGACCATTTTGGCTTCCAGTGGTACTGATCGCAGACTGAATGTTTGGGATTTAAGTAAAATTGGAGAGGAACAATCCCCGGAAGATGCAGAAGATGGGCCACCAGAATTGTTTATTCACGGCGGTCACACTGCCAAGATATCTGATTTCTCCTGGAATCCCAATGAACCTTGGGTGATTTGTTCTGTATCAGAAGACAATATCATACAAGTGTGGCAAGTGGCAGAGAACATTTACAATGATGAAGATCCTGAAGGAAGCGTGGATCCAGAAGGACAAGGGTCCTAG
- the LOC123948752 gene encoding olfactory receptor 52D1-like, which produces MGTANKSQTSPDTFLLMGIPGLEHLHVWIGIPFCSMYVVAVVGNVTILAVVRAERSLHEPMFLFLCMLSITDLVLSTSTLPRMLCLFWLGAHDIAFDACLTQMFFIHSFTAMESGFFLAMAFDRYVAICDPLRHTTILTHSRIAKMGASVVLRGVVFFSPHPILLRQLPYCRTRIIAHTYCEFMAVVKLACVDTGVTKRYSLSVASVIGSCDGFFIAVSYVLILHAVFRLPSREASFKALGTCGSHVCVILVFYSTAVFTFLTHRFGHNVAPQIHIFIANMYLLVPPFLNPIVYGIRTKKIRDHVLSSLKVKVTWLS; this is translated from the coding sequence ATGGGAACAGCCAATAAATCTCAAACATCTCCAGACACCTTCTTGCTGATGGGCATCCCAGGACTAGAGCACCTGCATGTCTGGATTGGAATTCCCTTCTGCTCCATGTATGTGGTGGCTGTGGTGGGGAATGTGACCATCCTGGCCGTGGTGAGGGCAGAGCGAAGCCTCCATGAGCCtatgttcctctttctctgcatgctCTCCATCACCGACCTGGTCCTCTCCACATCCACCCTGCCCCGAATGCTCTGTCTCTTCTGGCTCGGAGCCCATGACATTGCTTTTGATGCCTGCCTGACCCAAATGTTCTTCATTCACAGTTTTACTGCTATGGAATCGGGCTTTTTCCTGGCCATGGCCTTTGACCGTTATGTGGCCATTTGTGACCCACTGCGCCATACCACGATTCTCACCCATTCTCGCATTGCCAAAATGGGAGCTTCTGTGGTACTCCGGGGGGTGGTCTTCTTCTCTCCACATCCCATCCTGCTCAGGCAGCTGCCCTACTGCAGGACTCGAATCATTGCCCATACCTACTGTGAGTTCATGGCTGTAGTGAAGCTGGCGTGTGTGGACACAGGAGTTACCAAACGTTACAGCCTCAGTGTGGCCTCTGTCATTGGTTCATGTGATGGCTTTTTCATTGCTGTCTCTTATGTCCTTATCCTCCATGCGGTCTTTCGCCTTCCATCACGGGAAGCAAGTTTTAAAGCTCTCGGTACCTGTGGCTCCCATGTCTGTGTCATCCTTGTTTTCTACTCCACAGCTGTCTTTACCTTCCTCACTCACCGCTTTGGCCACAATGTggccccccaaattcatatatttattgccaATATGTACCTTCTGGTACCACCTTTCCTTAACCCTATTGTTTATGGTATTAGGACCAAGAAAATTAGAGACCATGTTCTTAGTTCTCTAAAGGTAAAAGTTACTTGGTTATCCTGA